One segment of Desmodus rotundus isolate HL8 chromosome 6, HLdesRot8A.1, whole genome shotgun sequence DNA contains the following:
- the RNF145 gene encoding RING finger protein 145: MAAKEKLEAVLNVALRVPSIMLLDVLYRWDVSSFFQQIQRSSLSNNPLFQYKYLALNMHYVGYIISVVLLTLPRQYLVQLYLYFLTALLLYAGHQISRDYVRSELESAYEGPMYLEPLSMNRFTTALIGQLVVCTLCSCVMKTKQIWLFSAHMLPLLARLCLVPLETIVIINKFAMIFTGLEVLYFLGSNLLVPYNLAKSAYRELVQVVEVYGLLALGMSLWNQLVVPVLFMVFWLVLFALQIYSYFSTRDQPASRERLLFLFLTSIAECCSTPYSLLGLVFTVSFVALGVLTLCKFYLQGYRAFMNDPAMNRGMTEGVTLLILAVQTGLIELQVVHRAFLLSIILFIVVASILQSMLEIADPIVLALGASRDKSLWKHFRAVSLCLFLLIFPAYMAYMICQFFHMDFWLLIIISSSILTSLQVLGTLFIYVLFMVEEFRKEPVENMDDVIYYVNGTYRLLEFLVALCVVAYGVSETIFGEWTVMGSMIIFIHSYYNVWLRAQLGWKSFLLRRDAVNKIKSLPLATKEQLEKHNDICAICYQDMKSAVITPCSHFFHAGCLKKWLYVQETCPLCHCHLKNSSQLPGVGTEPVPQPHAAAEQNIALQEGTEPPDQERPQGTGMQEGSRDNNESIASSSDSQKGTCGPKACARSAKDEARPADVSPEETQQQERCGAHMGS; this comes from the exons GTTATATTATAAGTGTTGTGCTACTAACCTTGCCCAGGCAGTACCTGGTTCagctttacctttattttttgaCTGCCCTGCTCCTCTATGCTGGCCATCAGATCTCCAG GGACTATGTTAGAAGTGAACTGGAGTCTGCCTATGAAGGACCAATGTATTTAGAACCTCTCTCCATGAATCGATTTACCACAGCCTTAATAG GTCAGTTGGTGGTGTGTACTTTATGCTCCTGTGTCATGAAAACGAAGCAGATTTGGCTCTTTTCCGCACACATGCTTCCTCTGCTAGCACGGCTCTGCCTTGTTCCTCTGGAGACGATTGTTATCATCAACAAATTTGCTATGATTTTTACTGGATTGGAAGTTCTCTATTTTCTTGGGTCTAATCTTTTAGTACCTTATAACCTTGCCAAGTCTGCATACAGGGAATTGGTTCAG gtAGTGGAGGTGTATGGCCTTCTAGCCTTGGGAATGTCCCTGTGGAATCAGCTGGTGGTCCCTGTGCTTTTCATGGTTTTCTGGCTCGTCTTATTTGCTCTCCAGATTTATTCCTATTTCAGTACTCGAGATCAGCCTGCGTCACGTGAgaggcttcttttccttttcttgacaaG CATTGCTGAATGCTGCAGCACTCCCTATTCTCTTCTGGGTTTGGTCTTCACGGTTTCCTTTGTTGCCTTGGGTGTTCTGACCCTCTGCAAGTTTTACTTGCAGGGTTATCGGGCTTTCATGAATGATCCTGCCATGAATCG GGGCATGACAGAAGGAGTTACGCTGTTGATCCTGGCGGTGCAGACTGGTCTGATAGAACTGCAGGTGGTTCACCGGGCGTTCCTGCTCAGCATCATCCTTTTCATCGTGGTAGCTTCTATCCTACAGTCTATGCTGGAGATTGCGGATCCTATTGTTTTGGCCCTGGGGGCGTCTAGAGACAA GAGTTTATGGAAACACTTCCGTGCTGTGagcctttgtttatttttgctgatatTCCCTGCTTACATGGCTTACATGATTTGCCAGTTTTTCCACATGGATTTTTGGCTCCTTATCATTATTTCCAGCAGCATTCTCACCTCTCTTCAG GTTCTGGGAAcactttttatttatgtcttatttATGGTTGAGGAATTCAGAAAAGAGCCAGTAGAAAATATGGACGATGTCATCTACTATGTGAATGGCACTTACCGCCTGCTGGAGTTTCTGGTGGCCCTTTGTGTGGTGGCCTATGGTGTCTCAGAGACCATCTTTGGGGAATGGACAGTAATGGGCTCAATGATCATCTTCATACATTCCTACTATAACGTGTGGCTCCGGGCCCAGCTGGGGTGGAAGAGTTTCCTTCTCCGCAGGGATGCTGTGAACAAGATTAAATCATTACCCCTTGCTACGAAAGAGCAGCTTGAGAAGCACAATGATATTTGTGCCATCTGTTACCAG GACATGAAATCCGCTGTGATCACGCCTTGCAGCCATTTCTTCCACGCAGGCTGTTTGAAGAAATGGCTGTATGTCCAGGAGACCTGCCCTTTGTGCCACTGCCACCTCAAAAACTCCTCCCAGCTTCCAGGGGTGGGGACTGAGCCGGTTCCACAGCCTCACGCTGCAGCTGAGCAAAACATTGCGCTTCAGGAAGGTACTGAACCCCCAGATCAAGAGCGTCCTCAAGGGACTGGGATGCAAGAAGGTTCCAGGGACAATAATGAGAGCATTGCCAGCAGTTCAGATAGCCAGAAAGGGACTTGTGGGCCCAAGGCATGTGCTCGTAGTGCGAAAGACGAAGCTCGTCCTGCTGACGTCAGCCCAGAAGAGACACAGCAGCAGGAGCGCTGTGGCGCTCACATGGGAAGTTAA